A portion of the Leptospira kanakyensis genome contains these proteins:
- a CDS encoding Gldg family protein: MFLTADRILPFISLLSLFAYFLFDGMVVDPKRRIIFLGVIFLFLASDTILRAFSKGLRKEDQNRYIAAGFGIGAFLLSVLRDFLDLKPVAGFNEEVSAIPKVREFLLLCVVLLSIVFLLQIILLEIGKSSLEAQSNLAKSKNSLLQNAVLGFLFVLPIVVAVNYFAIKRNYNFDLSSQGKFSLSQISRNLIKPITKDVTITAFYPRPLEADGPANGDKLAAFALTRVRPDIEILLDQIKAENSHITVQFINADVEVDLLKEFGQVSNGTIFVRSQKQSLLSSGTPFAEERVIAKETKDLEDLERKLVGALLNVTTEQKKVYFTVSNGERYGMSFKALPNEQVNRFVSSLQFLNFKVAELGFAQGWPSKLPEDAEMLVVLGPTVPFSKEAKEELTKFVLEKNGKLLITMEPKGSEDFSWLLTTAGLKFKSSPLIEREEKPGFVVAKRFPDNRLTDLLQKKDMGILFPYSGYLETDATIPSPYVFKSETLLESGYEAYTDENKNGKLDPNEKRESKILSIVLTPMSLVSEKSGKIILHTGTSWVTDQFIPYAMNSQFSTVSITGLFQDTAVAEIPLKKEELDTISLSDNQKLVAWVIGVFLFPGFILAVGSYFVYVRRKSSMIEV; this comes from the coding sequence ATGTTTTTAACTGCAGATCGAATTTTACCGTTTATTAGTTTACTTTCACTTTTCGCCTATTTCTTGTTCGATGGGATGGTTGTAGATCCTAAAAGAAGAATTATTTTTCTAGGTGTAATTTTTTTATTTTTAGCTTCAGATACCATCCTCCGTGCTTTTTCTAAAGGATTACGTAAAGAAGACCAAAACAGATACATTGCTGCCGGATTTGGAATTGGTGCCTTTTTATTATCTGTTTTACGTGATTTTTTGGATTTAAAACCTGTAGCTGGATTTAATGAGGAAGTCAGTGCCATTCCGAAAGTAAGAGAATTTCTTTTACTTTGTGTGGTTCTTTTATCAATTGTATTCCTTCTTCAAATCATTTTACTTGAAATAGGAAAGTCATCGTTAGAAGCGCAGAGTAACCTTGCAAAATCCAAAAATTCATTATTACAAAATGCGGTTCTTGGATTTTTGTTTGTTCTTCCGATTGTTGTTGCTGTTAACTATTTTGCAATCAAACGAAACTATAATTTTGATTTGAGTAGCCAGGGGAAATTTTCTCTTTCTCAAATTTCAAGAAATCTCATCAAACCAATCACAAAAGATGTTACAATCACTGCATTTTATCCTCGTCCTTTGGAAGCGGATGGGCCAGCCAACGGTGATAAGTTGGCTGCGTTTGCTCTCACTCGAGTTCGTCCCGATATCGAAATCCTTTTAGACCAAATCAAAGCGGAAAATTCACATATCACCGTTCAATTCATTAATGCGGATGTAGAAGTGGATTTATTAAAAGAATTTGGCCAGGTTTCCAACGGAACTATTTTTGTTCGTTCGCAGAAACAATCTTTGTTATCATCGGGGACTCCTTTTGCAGAAGAGCGAGTGATTGCCAAAGAAACAAAAGATTTGGAAGATCTAGAACGTAAGTTAGTTGGGGCACTTCTCAACGTCACTACCGAGCAGAAAAAAGTTTATTTTACTGTTTCGAATGGTGAAAGATACGGAATGTCCTTTAAAGCTCTTCCTAATGAACAAGTAAACCGGTTTGTTTCTTCTTTACAGTTCCTCAACTTTAAAGTGGCGGAACTCGGATTTGCGCAAGGTTGGCCATCAAAATTGCCAGAAGATGCAGAAATGTTAGTCGTTCTTGGACCAACAGTTCCTTTTTCGAAAGAAGCAAAGGAAGAACTAACAAAATTTGTTTTGGAAAAAAATGGAAAACTTCTCATTACAATGGAACCAAAAGGGAGTGAAGATTTTTCTTGGTTACTAACAACGGCTGGTCTTAAGTTTAAATCATCTCCTCTCATTGAAAGAGAAGAAAAACCGGGGTTTGTTGTGGCAAAACGTTTTCCAGACAATAGACTCACTGATTTACTTCAGAAAAAAGATATGGGAATTTTATTCCCTTACAGTGGTTATTTGGAAACGGATGCCACCATTCCATCTCCCTATGTTTTTAAGTCAGAAACTTTATTGGAATCTGGATATGAAGCGTATACGGATGAAAACAAAAACGGGAAATTGGATCCAAACGAAAAACGTGAAAGTAAAATTCTCTCCATCGTTTTAACACCAATGTCTCTCGTAAGTGAAAAATCGGGAAAAATCATTTTACATACGGGTACGTCTTGGGTAACCGATCAGTTCATTCCGTACGCGATGAACTCACAGTTTTCCACAGTGTCCATTACGGGTTTATTCCAAGATACTGCTGTTGCAGAAATTCCACTTAAAAAAGAAGAACTAGATACAATTTCCCTTTCCGACAATCAGAAGTTAGTTGCTTGGGTGATTGGAGTGTTTTTGTTTCCTGGATTCATTCTGGCAGTGGGATCCTACTTTGTCTATGTTCGCCGAAAAAGTTCTATGATTGAAGTATGA
- a CDS encoding ABC transporter permease — MNWQTAVWIYKKELRLFFGTYMGPLVLGGTAFLNALFVMILNFNGTANYEIATYITFISFMTTILIAMVIISMGSIVEERNKGTLELLFTSPITDLEIVFGKFLFGVTVCGIITVFINGLFPLLLYSFWKAPFYMVASGSVGVFLLGVFTFTIGMFGSSLGKNQMISLLISVLIILTLWVVGYFSHLFQATTRKVLFHLHIFSHFAAFAKGVVPLTGIVFFLSGTFLFLYLTVKVLESRRWRG, encoded by the coding sequence ATGAACTGGCAAACGGCTGTTTGGATCTATAAAAAAGAATTACGATTATTTTTTGGAACTTATATGGGGCCTTTGGTTCTCGGGGGAACTGCGTTTCTAAATGCACTTTTCGTAATGATCCTAAACTTTAATGGAACTGCAAACTATGAAATTGCAACGTACATCACTTTCATTTCCTTTATGACAACCATTCTCATTGCTATGGTAATCATCTCTATGGGATCGATTGTAGAGGAAAGAAACAAAGGCACTTTGGAATTACTTTTTACTTCGCCCATTACCGATTTGGAAATTGTATTTGGTAAATTTTTGTTTGGTGTCACAGTTTGTGGGATCATTACGGTTTTTATCAATGGGCTTTTTCCATTGTTGTTATACTCATTTTGGAAAGCTCCGTTTTATATGGTGGCTTCTGGTAGTGTCGGCGTGTTTTTGTTAGGTGTTTTTACCTTCACGATTGGAATGTTTGGATCAAGCCTCGGTAAAAACCAAATGATTTCACTTTTGATTTCGGTTTTGATTATTTTGACACTTTGGGTGGTGGGATATTTTTCACATCTTTTCCAAGCAACAACGAGAAAGGTTCTTTTCCATTTACATATTTTTTCGCACTTTGCAGCTTTTGCTAAAGGTGTGGTTCCTTTAACAGGGATTGTATTTTTCTTAAGTGGAACTTTTTTGTTTTTATATCTTACCGTAAAGGTTCTGGAATCCAGGAGATGGAGGGGGTAG
- a CDS encoding ABC transporter ATP-binding protein, with protein sequence MIQVSNLSKFYGEKRAISGLNFKLEKGEIVGLLGLNGAGKTTTIRILTGYLIPSAGDASIDGKSIFDFPLEAKQKIGYLPETPPLYEDMTITEYLQFVGRIKKIEGTKLDSEIEKVLSKTNITAVKDKLIGTLSLGYRKRVGIAQAILGDPEIVIMDEPISGLDPKQIVEIRNLIRSLAGDHTVLISSHILTEIYKTCDKFLFLHKGSLKQELSLGRLEEEMNRLAGWEVGLSGKGADELLNFMKSAIGDGDSLSELGTNKEEIQFLVRTTNPKRFKESLFSKALASGIQIESLKKQEVSLEQIFMEKI encoded by the coding sequence ATGATTCAAGTCAGCAATTTATCAAAATTTTACGGTGAAAAACGAGCCATCTCAGGGCTTAATTTCAAATTAGAAAAAGGCGAAATTGTGGGTCTTTTGGGCCTCAACGGCGCCGGAAAAACCACTACCATCCGAATCCTGACAGGGTATTTGATTCCTAGTGCGGGTGATGCTTCAATTGATGGAAAGTCTATCTTTGACTTTCCTTTGGAAGCAAAACAGAAAATCGGATACCTTCCTGAAACTCCTCCTCTCTACGAAGATATGACCATTACAGAGTATCTCCAATTTGTAGGTCGGATCAAAAAAATTGAGGGAACTAAACTTGATTCGGAAATAGAAAAGGTTCTTTCTAAAACAAACATTACGGCTGTTAAAGATAAGTTGATTGGAACTTTATCATTGGGATACCGGAAACGTGTGGGAATCGCCCAAGCCATTTTGGGAGATCCTGAAATTGTGATTATGGACGAACCAATTTCAGGACTTGATCCAAAACAAATTGTAGAAATCCGAAATCTGATTAGGAGTCTTGCGGGTGATCATACCGTTTTGATTTCCAGTCATATCTTAACTGAGATTTATAAAACTTGTGATAAGTTTTTATTTTTACACAAAGGAAGTTTGAAACAAGAACTTTCACTGGGTCGTTTGGAAGAAGAAATGAATCGACTTGCAGGATGGGAAGTTGGCCTTTCTGGAAAGGGCGCAGATGAACTTCTTAATTTTATGAAATCGGCGATAGGTGATGGTGATAGTTTGTCTGAACTAGGAACCAATAAAGAGGAAATTCAATTTTTAGTGCGAACAACAAATCCAAAACGATTCAAAGAATCTTTGTTTTCAAAAGCATTGGCTAGTGGAATTCAAATTGAATCTTTGAAAAAACAAGAAGTGTCTTTAGAACAAATTTTTATGGAGAAAATATGA
- a CDS encoding PAS domain-containing sensor histidine kinase has translation MNEFLEKIKSFFKDEDSFFDAKQLLQQNWHKFVPQYFDKILETRANAVFVLDQDLNYTYVNSSAERMVEKSASQMLGQNIWDLFPNLDETDFGKQLSRAIKNREPFRSDEFFLESKGWFATQVFPQENFTILIATEITSEKNAKDNYSQVLSKNKAILSSLPDKLYGIRKDGSVIDHKEFPDFKGWDSLHEGKEVRVTRIENLFPTKKLMEIESILEQVLETGGTKTYEYSIEDYDGKKYFEARFTKTGEDDVLTIVRNITERKKAEALKNEFISLVSHELRTPLTSIKGSIDLLLAGVAGELSNQTKSLLNICRKNTQRLVRFVTDLLDIEALDSGNINFKFRTYRLEEILQSSVDGMRTFAEQYHVLLNYDQNFPSTSVFVDEDRLNHCITNLISNAVKYTPKFSEVYITVVPSDTHAQILIKDNGPGIDPNFAPRLFHRFAQGAPPKDKLVGGSGLGLSITKGFVEAMKGKIFFTSDDQGTVFTIEFPIIKPGMIPSGYDQ, from the coding sequence ATGAATGAATTTCTGGAAAAAATCAAAAGCTTTTTCAAGGATGAAGACAGCTTTTTTGATGCAAAGCAACTTCTGCAACAGAATTGGCACAAATTTGTCCCCCAATACTTCGACAAAATCCTGGAAACTCGTGCAAATGCCGTCTTTGTCTTAGATCAGGATCTAAATTATACCTATGTGAACTCTTCGGCAGAACGTATGGTGGAGAAATCCGCCAGTCAGATGTTAGGGCAAAACATTTGGGATCTGTTTCCGAACCTGGACGAAACCGATTTTGGGAAACAATTATCGCGTGCGATTAAAAATAGAGAACCATTTCGTTCAGATGAATTCTTTTTGGAATCAAAAGGATGGTTTGCGACTCAAGTTTTTCCTCAGGAAAATTTTACCATCCTCATTGCGACCGAAATCACCTCCGAAAAAAACGCCAAGGATAATTACAGCCAAGTTCTCAGCAAAAACAAAGCAATCTTAAGTTCTCTCCCCGACAAATTATATGGAATTCGTAAGGATGGATCTGTGATTGATCACAAGGAGTTTCCTGATTTTAAAGGTTGGGATTCCCTTCACGAAGGTAAAGAAGTTCGGGTCACAAGAATTGAAAATCTATTTCCAACCAAAAAACTCATGGAAATTGAATCCATCTTAGAACAAGTATTAGAAACTGGTGGAACCAAAACTTATGAATATTCCATTGAAGATTACGATGGAAAAAAATATTTTGAAGCCCGATTTACAAAAACTGGCGAAGATGATGTTCTAACGATAGTTCGGAATATAACTGAACGAAAAAAAGCTGAAGCATTAAAAAACGAATTTATAAGTTTAGTAAGCCATGAATTGCGGACTCCACTAACATCCATTAAAGGATCTATCGATTTATTACTTGCTGGTGTTGCGGGGGAACTCTCCAACCAAACCAAATCTCTTCTGAATATCTGTCGAAAAAATACTCAAAGACTTGTACGTTTTGTAACAGACTTATTGGATATAGAAGCTTTAGATTCAGGAAATATTAATTTCAAATTTCGAACCTATCGTTTAGAAGAAATCCTTCAAAGTTCTGTCGATGGAATGAGAACCTTTGCCGAACAATACCATGTTTTACTAAATTATGATCAAAATTTTCCATCCACTTCTGTTTTTGTAGATGAAGATAGGTTAAATCATTGTATTACAAATCTAATTTCCAATGCAGTGAAGTACACTCCCAAGTTTTCGGAAGTGTACATTACAGTAGTTCCTTCAGACACTCATGCACAAATATTAATCAAAGACAATGGCCCAGGAATTGATCCGAATTTTGCTCCAAGATTATTTCATAGATTTGCACAAGGAGCACCACCGAAAGATAAATTAGTTGGTGGTTCAGGACTTGGACTTTCTATCACCAAGGGTTTTGTTGAAGCGATGAAAGGAAAAATATTTTTTACTTCTGATGACCAAGGGACTGTTTTTACGATTGAATTTCCAATCATAAAACCGGGAATGATTCCTTCAGGATACGACCAATGA
- a CDS encoding response regulator yields MTESTLNHVLIVEDEEDIVEILRIALEFNSNYQVSFAKTGPEGLQKAIILQPDLILLDVLMPGMNGMELIEELKIFPETKEIPVAFITSRVLKNEILEYQKRGGIGVIEKPFAPLEIADKIQTLWEDWKKN; encoded by the coding sequence ATGACAGAATCCACCTTAAATCACGTGTTAATTGTTGAGGATGAAGAAGATATTGTGGAGATCCTTCGCATTGCACTGGAGTTTAATTCGAATTATCAGGTGAGTTTTGCAAAAACAGGGCCAGAAGGTTTACAAAAAGCTATCATTCTTCAACCCGACTTAATCTTGTTAGATGTTCTGATGCCAGGTATGAATGGAATGGAACTCATCGAAGAATTAAAAATTTTTCCAGAAACTAAAGAGATTCCTGTTGCTTTTATCACATCGAGGGTTTTAAAAAATGAAATTTTGGAATACCAAAAAAGAGGGGGCATTGGTGTGATTGAAAAACCCTTTGCCCCTCTTGAAATTGCTGATAAAATTCAAACCCTTTGGGAAGATTGGAAAAAAAACTAA
- a CDS encoding adenosine kinase, with amino-acid sequence MKHYDVFGVGNALVDIIAFIDPNFLQKQNITKGVMTLVDESRQGQILADLHDEKKELRSGGSAANTMIAIANSGGTCCYTGKVTHDTYGEFYKKDMEDAGVLFETTPDKNGHTGTCVVLTTPDAERTMLTNLAISTSLGPDDIDVENLKKSKFVYVEGYLWDGDSTKKASELSMKVAKENNVKVSFTYSDPFCVNRSRDEFIHLTKEYVDVVFCNSEEGLALSGAKTAEEAVEFISKLCPLVFMTAGKEGAYVSENGKITLVPGFPVKPIDTTGAGDAFAAGVLYGLTQGYSAQKSARWGNYVASRIVCEVGPRLSVRLMGRQDEILTGFKDV; translated from the coding sequence ATGAAGCATTACGACGTATTCGGCGTGGGGAACGCCCTGGTAGATATCATTGCCTTTATTGATCCCAATTTTTTACAAAAACAAAATATCACCAAAGGTGTGATGACTCTTGTAGACGAATCCAGACAAGGGCAGATTCTTGCAGACCTTCATGATGAAAAAAAAGAACTTCGCTCTGGTGGCAGTGCTGCCAACACCATGATTGCCATTGCAAACTCAGGTGGAACATGTTGTTATACGGGTAAAGTTACCCATGATACTTACGGCGAATTTTATAAAAAAGATATGGAAGATGCAGGTGTACTTTTTGAAACCACTCCTGATAAAAATGGCCATACGGGAACTTGTGTTGTTTTGACAACTCCAGATGCTGAAAGAACCATGTTAACCAATCTTGCCATTTCTACTTCACTTGGCCCGGATGATATAGATGTAGAAAATCTTAAAAAAAGTAAATTTGTATATGTAGAAGGTTATTTGTGGGATGGAGATTCTACAAAAAAAGCAAGCGAACTTTCTATGAAAGTTGCAAAGGAAAACAATGTAAAAGTTTCTTTTACTTATAGTGATCCTTTTTGTGTGAATCGTTCTAGAGATGAATTCATCCATCTAACAAAAGAATATGTTGATGTGGTTTTTTGTAATTCTGAAGAAGGATTAGCCCTGAGTGGAGCAAAAACTGCGGAAGAAGCTGTCGAGTTTATTTCTAAACTTTGTCCTTTAGTATTTATGACTGCGGGAAAAGAGGGAGCTTATGTTTCTGAAAACGGAAAGATCACACTCGTTCCCGGTTTTCCAGTAAAACCAATTGATACAACGGGTGCAGGGGATGCTTTTGCTGCGGGAGTATTATACGGACTGACCCAAGGATATTCCGCACAAAAGTCAGCTCGTTGGGGAAACTATGTAGCTTCTCGTATTGTTTGTGAAGTGGGCCCGCGTTTGTCAGTGCGCCTTATGGGAAGACAAGACGAAATTTTGACTGGGTTTAAAGACGTTTAA
- a CDS encoding TonB-dependent receptor produces the protein MVSYFRLSILLFLSFSSLTLLAQNKETKEVEIRANVENQSKNSNFSKNPTGFQKEIDLTSTNTRYTSLPDVLNREAGVRVRQYGGLGSYSTLSLRGTNPNQTKIYWNGVPINNSMGGEINLADLPFDNLEKIEIYKSGTPAGFSGSAIGGSINLISKSKIDKPITRINLMGGSFKTAKASVTHMDQFAGGSYFVQALQETSDQNFSYLNNKGTVLFNTYDDIIDTRRNAQFRKTGFTGNISIEYGKTKINFLNDYIHRKQGLPGPGNRQTVAVERVFSKLSSAITTETNEFLLQNLTLETKTYGNFSKDDFFDPKSEFSYGTPNSYTKTNQYGFQLTPTLYLLEYNQVLRTSFQTEQEFFTRYEKRYNHETERKEPKKRRDTLSATFQDEIRLFSNRLFLVPQVRFERFTDRFGKDETSVRNQLLDPLTDVFYVKQAFTNPSFGIKIVWIKKESLEFGTLANISKDFRIPTFLELFGERGSIVGNTKLKPEQSRNGDFGFYLHSKPNNNWKIQSDISIFQKRIYDMILFLPNSQFTLRPENVDQALIRGLETSHNLIWNKGIKFNFNYTYQDAKNYSESPALNGKYLPLRSKSQGSALLAFFKEYGEIGLEYQYIGANFRDRTNEYLGYLPARQFWNLYIQYIPYKNLETGNELILGFEVRNLSDKRVEDLVGYPLPGRSYYFTGSYRF, from the coding sequence ATGGTTTCCTATTTCCGATTATCAATTTTACTTTTTTTAAGTTTCTCATCCCTTACGTTACTTGCTCAAAACAAAGAAACAAAAGAAGTTGAGATTAGAGCCAATGTAGAAAACCAGTCAAAAAATTCCAATTTTTCCAAGAACCCAACAGGGTTTCAAAAAGAAATCGACTTAACATCAACAAACACTCGATATACGAGTTTGCCCGATGTATTAAACCGAGAAGCAGGAGTTCGGGTTCGGCAATATGGTGGACTTGGTTCTTACTCCACTCTTTCTTTACGGGGAACCAATCCCAACCAAACTAAAATCTATTGGAATGGTGTTCCTATCAATAATTCCATGGGAGGGGAAATCAATTTAGCCGACCTACCATTTGATAATTTAGAAAAAATTGAAATTTATAAATCAGGGACTCCTGCTGGATTTTCAGGTTCTGCGATTGGAGGTTCTATCAATCTAATTTCAAAATCAAAAATTGATAAACCGATTACACGAATCAATTTGATGGGAGGAAGTTTTAAAACGGCGAAAGCCAGTGTTACTCATATGGATCAATTTGCCGGTGGTTCTTATTTTGTGCAGGCCCTCCAAGAAACTTCAGACCAAAACTTTAGTTATCTCAATAACAAAGGAACTGTATTATTTAATACTTATGATGATATTATTGACACACGTAGGAATGCTCAATTTAGAAAAACAGGATTTACCGGAAATATTTCCATTGAATATGGAAAAACAAAAATCAATTTTTTGAATGATTACATTCACAGAAAACAAGGATTACCTGGGCCAGGAAATAGACAAACTGTTGCCGTAGAAAGAGTATTTAGTAAACTCTCTTCGGCAATCACAACAGAAACAAATGAATTTCTTTTACAAAACCTAACTCTTGAAACAAAGACTTACGGCAATTTTTCAAAGGATGATTTTTTCGATCCTAAATCTGAATTTAGTTATGGAACTCCCAACTCATATACAAAAACAAACCAATATGGATTTCAACTCACACCCACATTATATTTATTAGAATACAACCAAGTGCTCCGAACCTCTTTCCAAACGGAGCAAGAATTTTTCACTCGGTACGAAAAAAGATACAATCACGAAACAGAAAGGAAAGAACCGAAAAAACGTAGAGATACTTTAAGTGCTACATTTCAAGACGAAATCAGACTTTTTTCCAACCGACTTTTTTTAGTACCTCAAGTACGTTTTGAACGGTTCACCGACAGATTTGGAAAAGATGAGACAAGTGTCCGTAACCAACTTTTAGATCCACTCACTGATGTTTTTTATGTCAAACAAGCATTCACCAATCCAAGTTTTGGAATTAAAATCGTTTGGATTAAAAAAGAAAGTTTAGAATTTGGAACACTGGCAAATATTAGTAAAGACTTCAGAATTCCCACCTTCTTAGAGTTATTTGGTGAACGTGGAAGTATCGTTGGGAACACTAAATTAAAACCAGAACAAAGCCGAAACGGTGATTTTGGATTTTATCTCCATTCAAAACCAAACAACAATTGGAAAATACAATCTGATATTTCCATTTTCCAAAAAAGAATTTATGATATGATTTTGTTTTTGCCAAATTCACAATTTACTTTGAGGCCTGAAAACGTAGACCAAGCTCTCATTCGGGGTTTAGAAACAAGTCACAACCTAATTTGGAACAAAGGGATCAAATTTAACTTCAATTATACCTACCAAGATGCAAAAAACTATTCTGAATCTCCCGCATTAAACGGAAAGTATCTCCCACTTCGATCCAAAAGTCAAGGCAGCGCCCTGCTTGCATTCTTCAAAGAATATGGAGAAATTGGACTGGAATACCAATACATAGGTGCCAATTTTAGAGACAGAACCAATGAATATCTGGGGTATTTACCCGCCAGACAGTTTTGGAACCTCTACATCCAATATATACCTTACAAAAACTTAGAAACAGGAAACGAATTGATTTTAGGGTTTGAAGTTCGTAATCTATCAGACAAACGGGTTGAGGACTTGGTAGGATACCCACTTCCTGGCCGCAGTTACTATTTTACAGGGAGCTACCGATTCTAA
- the gpmI gene encoding 2,3-bisphosphoglycerate-independent phosphoglycerate mutase: protein MLTLKKQPKGPLAKQVLLIILDGVGFTEKGYENGNAVAKAEMPVLKGLWKTQPTVLLKAHGTAVGMPSDEDMGNSEVGHNVLGSGRIFDQGAKLVSQSIENGSLFTGPIWKKTVSNCKSNQSTFHFLGLFSDGNVHSHIDHLKALIDHAIKEDIKKIRLHILLDGRDVPEKSALDYLNPFEEYLDSYRKKGIDILIASGGGRMELTMDRYDADWSMVEKGWNHHVEGEGRVFSTAKEAIETFRTENPSVIDQYLPGFVIGDSNGKPVGKVEDGDSVVFFNFRGDRAIEISRAFTEESLTNFNRKRFPKIEFAGMMQYDGDLFIPKQYLVAPPAIDRTMGEYFANVGIAQYALSETQKYGHVTFFWNGNRSGYFNQTLETYEEVKSDIIPFDQKPEMKAKEITDNLVLALTSHKFPFLRVNYANGDMVGHTGNMDATVRSLEYLDLCLDRIKKICDETDTVLCITADHGNADEMYQLSKKGTAEISKEGKPVPKTSHTLNPVQFVLYDPSGKIQLNQNIKEKGLANVAATMMDLLGFEAPEGYHPSLISRD, encoded by the coding sequence ATGTTAACTCTAAAAAAACAGCCAAAGGGCCCGTTGGCCAAACAAGTTTTACTCATCATCTTAGATGGAGTTGGGTTTACAGAAAAAGGATACGAAAACGGAAACGCCGTTGCTAAAGCTGAAATGCCTGTATTAAAAGGGCTTTGGAAAACACAACCTACAGTTCTATTAAAAGCACATGGAACCGCTGTCGGAATGCCCAGTGATGAAGATATGGGCAACTCTGAAGTCGGCCATAATGTTTTAGGTTCGGGAAGAATTTTTGATCAAGGTGCCAAATTAGTATCTCAATCCATTGAGAATGGAAGTTTGTTTACTGGACCTATTTGGAAAAAAACTGTTTCCAATTGTAAATCAAATCAATCCACTTTTCATTTCCTCGGATTGTTTTCCGATGGAAATGTTCATAGCCATATCGACCATTTAAAAGCACTTATCGATCATGCAATTAAGGAAGATATTAAAAAAATCCGTCTCCATATTTTGTTAGATGGAAGAGATGTTCCCGAAAAATCTGCGTTAGACTATTTAAACCCTTTTGAAGAATACTTAGATTCCTATAGAAAAAAAGGAATCGATATTTTGATTGCCTCTGGTGGCGGTAGAATGGAACTCACAATGGATCGTTATGATGCTGATTGGTCTATGGTGGAAAAAGGCTGGAATCATCATGTTGAAGGAGAAGGTCGCGTTTTTTCTACTGCAAAAGAAGCCATCGAAACTTTTCGAACAGAAAACCCATCTGTCATAGACCAATACCTTCCAGGATTTGTGATTGGTGATTCCAATGGAAAACCTGTTGGTAAAGTAGAAGATGGCGACTCCGTTGTGTTTTTTAATTTTCGCGGTGATCGTGCCATTGAAATCTCTAGGGCATTTACAGAAGAATCTTTAACAAACTTCAATCGTAAACGTTTTCCAAAAATTGAATTTGCAGGAATGATGCAGTACGATGGAGATTTATTTATCCCCAAACAATACTTAGTTGCTCCTCCAGCGATTGATCGCACTATGGGCGAATATTTTGCCAATGTTGGGATCGCCCAATATGCTCTCTCGGAAACTCAAAAGTATGGCCACGTCACATTTTTTTGGAATGGAAATAGATCAGGATACTTCAACCAAACTTTAGAGACCTACGAAGAGGTAAAATCCGACATCATTCCTTTTGACCAGAAACCAGAAATGAAAGCAAAAGAAATCACTGATAATCTTGTGCTTGCCCTCACTTCCCACAAATTTCCTTTTTTAAGAGTTAATTATGCAAACGGTGATATGGTAGGTCATACCGGGAATATGGATGCGACTGTTCGAAGTTTAGAATATCTTGATCTTTGTTTGGATCGTATCAAAAAAATCTGCGATGAAACTGACACTGTTTTATGTATCACCGCTGACCATGGAAATGCAGATGAAATGTATCAACTTTCCAAAAAAGGTACTGCTGAAATTTCAAAAGAAGGGAAACCGGTTCCGAAAACGAGCCACACACTCAATCCCGTACAATTTGTACTTTATGACCCTTCTGGAAAAATCCAACTCAACCAAAACATTAAAGAAAAAGGTCTCGCCAATGTTGCAGCAACGATGATGGATCTTTTAGGATTTGAAGCACCAGAAGGATACCATCCAAGTCTAATTTCCAGAGACTAA